The proteins below come from a single Ammoniphilus sp. CFH 90114 genomic window:
- a CDS encoding MOSC domain-containing protein — translation DSRLPMYERGTEIQNRRQVSVVSLEECENVARELGVKEILPEWLGANLLISGIDDLTKLRMGSRIMFPSGAVIICEGENPPCIHPGKVIEEKTQQVKIAPKFVKAAHQKRGIVCSVERPGEI, via the coding sequence GATTCTCGCCTGCCAATGTATGAAAGGGGAACTGAGATTCAAAACCGCCGTCAAGTCAGTGTTGTTTCTTTAGAGGAATGCGAAAATGTAGCAAGAGAATTAGGAGTGAAAGAGATTCTTCCAGAGTGGCTAGGTGCAAATTTGTTGATCAGTGGAATAGATGATTTGACAAAACTGCGTATGGGTAGTCGGATCATGTTCCCAAGTGGGGCTGTAATCATTTGTGAAGGCGAAAATCCTCCTTGTATTCATCCTGGTAAAGTAATAGAGGAAAAAACGCAACAGGTAAAGATAGCACCGAAATTTGTTAAGGCAGCACATCAAAAGAGAGGCATTGTCTGTTCTGTAGAAAGACCAGGAGAAATT